Proteins encoded within one genomic window of Microcebus murinus isolate Inina chromosome 8, M.murinus_Inina_mat1.0, whole genome shotgun sequence:
- the SSB gene encoding lupus La protein, whose translation MAENGDNEKMAALEAKICHQIEYYFGDFNLPRDKFLKEQIKLDEGWVPLEIMIKFNRLNRLTTDFNVIVEALSKSKAELMEISEDKTKIRRSPSKPLPEVTDEYKNDVKNRSVYIKGFPTDATLDDIKEWLEDKGQVLNIQMRRTLHKAFKGSIFAVFDSIESAKKFVETPGQKYKDTDLLILFKEDYFAKKNEERKQNKVEAKLRAKQEQEEKQKLEEDAEMKSLEEKSGCLLKFSGDLDDQTCREDLHVLFSSHGDIKWIDFVRGAKEGIILFKEKAKEALDKAKDANNGNLQLRNKEVTWEVLEGEVEKEALKKIIEDQQESLNKWKSKGRRFKGKGKGNKAAQPGSAKGKVQFQGKKTKFGSDDERDENGATGPAKRAREETDKEEPASKQQKTENGAGGDQ comes from the exons ATGGCTGAAAATGGTGATAATGAAAAAATGGCTGCTCTGGAGGCCAAGATCTGTCATCAGATTGAG TATTATTTTGGAGACTTCAATTTGCCACGGGACAAATTTTTAAAGGAACAGATCAAATTGGATGAAGGCTGGGTACCTTTGGAGATCATGATAAAATTCAACAG GTTAAACCGTCTCACAACAGACTTTAATGTAATTGTGGAAGCATTGAGCAAATCCAAGGCAGAACTCATGGAAATCAGTGAAGATAAAACTAAAATCAGAAGGTCTCCAAGTAAACCCCTCCCTGAAGTGACTGATGAGTataaaaatgatgtaaaaaaCAGATCTGTTTATATT AAAGGCTTCCCAACTGATGCAACCCTTGATGACATAAAAGAATGGTTAGAAGATAAAGGCCAAGTACTAAATATTCAGATGAGAAGAACCTTGCACAAAGCATTTAAG GGATCAATATTCGCTGTGTTTGATAGCATTGAATCTGCTAAGAAGTTTGTAGAGACCCCTGGCCAGAAATACAAAGACACGGACCTGCTAATACTTTTTAA GGAAGAttactttgcaaaaaaaaatgaagaaagaaaacaaaataaagtggaaGCTAAATTAAGAGCTAAACA agagcaagaagaaaaacaaaagttagaaGAAGATGCTGAAATG aaatctcTAGAAGAAAAGAGTGGATGCTTGCTGAAATTTTCGGGTGACTTGGATGATCAGACTTGTAGAGAAGATTTGCACGTCCTTTTCTCAAGTCATGGTGATATAAAATGGATAGACTTTGTCAGAGGCGCAAAAGAG GGGATAATTCTGTTTAAGGAAAAAGCCAAGGAAGCACTGGATAAAGCCAAAGATGCAAATAATGGTAACCTACAATTAAGGAACAAAGAAGTGACTTGGGAAGTACTAGAAGGAGAGGTGGAAAAAGAagcattgaaaaaaatcatagaagacCAACAAGAATCTCTAaacaaatggaagtcaaaag GTCGCagatttaaaggaaaaggaaagggtaATAAAGCTGCCCAGCCTGGGTCTGCTAAAGGAAAAGTACAGTTTCAGGGCAAGAAAACTAAATTTGGTAGTGATGATGAACGCGATGAAAATGGTGCAACTG GACCAGCGAAAAGAGcaagagaagaaacagacaaagaAGAACCTGCAtcaaagcaacagaaaacagaaaatggtgCTGGAGGAGACCAGTAG
- the METTL5 gene encoding rRNA N(6)-adenosine-methyltransferase METTL5 isoform X2 has translation MLYTIHNTYDDIENKIVADLGCGCGVLSIGTAMLGAGLCVGFDIDEDALEIFNRNVEEFELTNVDMVQCDVCSLSNRMSKSFDTVIMNPPFGTKHNKGTDMAFLKTALEMARTAVYSLHKSSTREHILKKAAEWKIKINIIAELRYDLPASYNFHRKKSVDIEVDLIRFSF, from the exons atGCTCTATACAATCCATAACACATATGatgacattgaaaataaaattgttgcaGATCTAGGATGTGGTTGTGGAGTGCTTAGCATCGGAACTGCAATGTTAGGAGCTGG GTTGTGTGTTGGATTTGACATAGATGAAGATGCAttggaaatatttaataggaATGTGGAAGAATTTGAGTTAACAAATGTTGACATGGTTCAATGTGATGTGTGCTCATTATCTAACAGAATGTCCAAGTCATTTGATACAGTAATTATGAATCCTCCCTTTGGGACCAAACATAATAAAG GAACAGATATGGCTTTTCTAAAGACTGCTTTGGAAATGGCAAGAACAGCAGTATATTCTTTACACAAATCCTCAACTAGAGAA CATATTCTAAAGAAAGCTGCAGAATGGAAAATCAAGATAAATATTATTGCAG AACTTCGATATGACCTGCCAGCATCATACAACTTTCATAGAAAGAAATCA GTGGATATTGAAGTGGACCTAATTCGGTTTTCATTTTAA
- the METTL5 gene encoding rRNA N(6)-adenosine-methyltransferase METTL5 isoform X1 has protein sequence MKKLRLKELESRLQQVDGFEKPKLLLEQYPTRPHIAACMLYTIHNTYDDIENKIVADLGCGCGVLSIGTAMLGAGLCVGFDIDEDALEIFNRNVEEFELTNVDMVQCDVCSLSNRMSKSFDTVIMNPPFGTKHNKGTDMAFLKTALEMARTAVYSLHKSSTREHILKKAAEWKIKINIIAELRYDLPASYNFHRKKSVDIEVDLIRFSF, from the exons atgaagaaattaagacttaAGGAACTAGAAAGTCGCCTGCAACAAGTGGATGGATTCGAAAAGCCCAAGCTACTTCTAGAACAGTATCCCACCAGGCCGCACATTGCAG catgtatGCTCTATACAATCCATAACACATATGatgacattgaaaataaaattgttgcaGATCTAGGATGTGGTTGTGGAGTGCTTAGCATCGGAACTGCAATGTTAGGAGCTGG GTTGTGTGTTGGATTTGACATAGATGAAGATGCAttggaaatatttaataggaATGTGGAAGAATTTGAGTTAACAAATGTTGACATGGTTCAATGTGATGTGTGCTCATTATCTAACAGAATGTCCAAGTCATTTGATACAGTAATTATGAATCCTCCCTTTGGGACCAAACATAATAAAG GAACAGATATGGCTTTTCTAAAGACTGCTTTGGAAATGGCAAGAACAGCAGTATATTCTTTACACAAATCCTCAACTAGAGAA CATATTCTAAAGAAAGCTGCAGAATGGAAAATCAAGATAAATATTATTGCAG AACTTCGATATGACCTGCCAGCATCATACAACTTTCATAGAAAGAAATCA GTGGATATTGAAGTGGACCTAATTCGGTTTTCATTTTAA